Proteins encoded within one genomic window of Cherax quadricarinatus isolate ZL_2023a unplaced genomic scaffold, ASM3850222v1 Contig4801, whole genome shotgun sequence:
- the LOC128705551 gene encoding dnaJ protein homolog 1-like, which produces MEKNYYKILCLEKSASEEDIKKAYRKMALMYHPDKNKSFFAEEKFKDIAEAYEVLSDKMKRKIYDMYGEKGLKRGEGIPSSAGDGLHFRYTFSGNPKIIFQQFFGNSDPFSTFLTGDVDSKHIISGRYSFSFNESFEFSKPQYSKSNYQENFNFNNDSSNPSDIFKSQDKSQNKINYQETLTAFGFKKKDRNLISLPAPFSVNSFLNTMDEKMEIDEITTTSSNISEQSIIVSSKDLDLYVTLEEIYKGVTKKIKIIKRNNNCYEEKILIIDINPGMKNGTKIIFEHEGNKFPGKNPEDVIFVIRDKPHQYFKRDGVNLQYTAKLTLRDALCGTQVEIPTLTDEKVTLNLSNDIVRPQMTKCLPGYGLPYSKDFNKKGNIIINFDIQFPSILIDSTKKILSEIL; this is translated from the coding sequence ATGGAAAAGAACTATTATAAAATTCTCTGTCTCGAGAAAAGTGCTAGTGAAGAAGATATTAAGAAAGCTTATAGGAAAATGGCACTTATGTACCATCCCGACAAAAACAAGTCTTTTTTTGCAGAAGAAAAATTCAAAGATATAGCAGAAGCCTATGAAGTATTGAGTGACAAAATGAAGAGAAAAATATATGATATGTACGGCGAGAAAGGACTTAAGAGAGGAGAAGGAATACCTAGTAGTGCTGGAGATGGACTACACTTTAGGTATACTTTTTCGGGAAATCCTAAAATTATTTTTCAACAATTCTTTGGCAATAGTGATCCTTTTTCTACTTTTTTAACAGGAGATGTAGATTCTAAACATATAATAAGTGGACGATATTCCTTCAGTTTCAATGAGTCTTTTGAATTTTCCAAACCTCAGTACAGTAAGAGTAATTACCAAGAAAATTTTAACTTCAACAATGACAGCAGTAACCCTTCTGATATTTTTAAATCTCAAGACAAAAgtcaaaataaaattaattatcAAGAGACATTAACAGCCTTTGGATTCAAAAAGAAAGATAGAAACTTAATATCCCTTCCAGCTCCTTTTTCTGTCAATTCATTTTTAAATACTATGGATGAAAAAATGGAAATTGATgaaattactactacttctagtaaTATATCAGAACAGTCAATTATTGTGTCTTCCAAAGATTTAGACCTTTATGTTACCTTGGAAGAAATTTACAAGGGTGTTACAAAGAAAATCAAGATTATTAAAAGAAACAATAACTGTTATGAAGAAAAGATTTTAATCATCGATATTAATCCAGGGATGAAAAATGGCACAAAGATTATTTTTGAACATGAGGGCAATAAGTTTCCTGGTAAAAATCCTGAAGATGTTATTTTTGTAATCAGAGATAAACCTCATCAGTATTTTAAACGTGATGGTGTTAACCTGCAGTACACAGCTAAATTGACACTACGTGATGCCTTGTGTGGTACTCAAGTAGAAATTCCTACCCTAACCGATGAGAAAGTTACCTTGAATTTAAGTAACGATATTGTACGACCACAAATGACGAAGTGTCTTCCAGGTTATGGATTACCTTACTCTAAAGATTTTAATAAGAAAGGGAACATTATAATTAATTTTGATATTCAGTTTCCTTCCATTTTGATTGATAGTACAAAAAAAATTCTCTCTGAAATTCTTTAA